GACCGTACGCGCGCGGGTCGAGGTGAGCCACCGGGTCACGGAGGCGATCCTGGACAACATCCGCACCGAGGAGATCGACCTCCTCGTGGCGGGGTGGAACGCCCGGTCGCGCAGAGGACGCATCCTCGGGACCCACGTCGACCGGTTCGTCCAAGAAGCCCCGTGCGACGTCGTGGTCTTCAAGGCGGCGGGCCTCAAGGAGAAACTCGACCGCATCTTGGTCATGAACGCGCCCGAGTGGCACGTATCCTACGCGACTGGGTACGCCATCCTGCTCGCGAAGAAGCACAAGGCGGCGATCACAATCCTGAGCGTGGTCCAGACCGACCTCGAGGCGGAGAAGGAGAAGGCGTACTCCGCCCGGCTCGCGGAGATGTGCCGCACGCACGGCGTGCCCTTCGAGGAGAAGATAGTCCGCATCCGAAATGTCGTCGACACGGTCGTCGCGGAGGCCGCGGACTACGACCTCCTCGTCCTCGGCGCGAGCAGCGAGTGGCGGCTCACCCAGTTCGCGTTCGGCCCCATGCAGGACCAGATCGCCCGGAAGACGTCCACGCCCACGCTCATGGTCCGCAAGGTCCAGCGACCCGAGGTGATCACGCCGCGCGCACCCGCGGCGCCCTCCCCGCAGGGCGCGCCGCCGCACCCCTCCTGACCCCGCCGCACGCCCGGCGCCTCCGGTGACGGTTTTTATAGAACGCCGCGTATGGGGAACATGGAGCCTTGTCCCATGGGTGAGTCCCTGAAGATCGGCATCACGGGCCTCCCCGGGGCGGGGAAGACCTTCTGCCTGCTCAAGGTCGTCGAGATGCTCGAGGCCGACGGAAAGAAGGTCGGCGGCATGATCACGGAGCCCATCGTCAAGCGGAATCGCCGCGAGGGCTTCTACGTCCTCGACTGGACGACCAAGGAGAAGCGCGTGTTCGCGTCCCGCGATATCGAGTCCAAAATTCTCGTCGGTCGGTACGGTATCGACATCAGCGCCCTCGAGGAGGTCGGCGTGAACGCGCTCCGCCGCGCCACGGAGAGCGCGGACGTGATCGTGATCGACGAGGTCGGGAAGATGGAGGTCGAGAGCCCGAACTTCGTCCAGGCCGTCAAGGACGCCCTCGACGCGGACAAGCCCCTCCTGCTCACGCTCCACAAGAAGTCCCGCAACCCGCTTCTCCAGGACATCCGGCGCCGGGACGACGTCCGGATCCTGGAGGTGACCATGGTCAACCGGAATCTCCTGCCCTACAAGATCGTGAAGCTCATGAAGGGCGAGGTCCTCTGACGGGAAGACCTATCTCGCGGAGCGCCATGCCGACCCCGTGTCCTTCCCCTTCGCACTGACCGAGGTCGTCGAGGGCCGCGCGCGTCTTCTCGTGCCTGACGTGCCGCGGCGCAAGGGACCCGGGGCCAAGGGCCCCCACCCGTTCTACAATCCCTCCATGACCGTGAACCGCGACCTGAGCGCGATCCTCCTCGCGAGGTGGCCGGGCAAGCCGACGCGGGCTCTGGACGGCCTCGCCGCCACGGGCGCCTGGGGCATCCGGATGGGCCTCGAGGCGGGCGTGCCCGAGCTCGGCTTCGTGGACATGTCCCCCGACGCCGCGGTCCTGATTCGGTTGAACCTGGAGCGGAACGGCCTCCGCGGCGACGTGTTCCACGGCGACCTGCGCGCCCATCTGGCGGAGAAGCGGTACGACTACGTGGACATCGACCCGTTCGGGCCGCCGACCCCGTTCCTCGGCCATGCGTTCCACGCGGCCCCGACGCCGTCCGGCCTGGGCATTACCGCGACGGACACGGCGCCCCTCTGCGGGACCTATCCCAAGGCGTGTCAGCGCCGGTACATCGCCCATCCGCTGCGGTGCGACCAGGGGCACGAGATTGGCCTCCGGATCCTGCTCGGGTACATCGAACGCGTCGCGGAGGCCCACGGCAAGGTGGTGCGGCCTCTCCTAGCCTTCGCCGCGGAGCACTTCTTCCGCGTCCACCTCCATGTCCTCGACGGCCTGCAGGAGACCGGGCCCCAGGCGGGATACTACCTTCGGGACCGCGAGGGGACGTTCCATCGCGTGGATCC
Above is a window of Thermoplasmata archaeon DNA encoding:
- a CDS encoding NTPase, translated to MGESLKIGITGLPGAGKTFCLLKVVEMLEADGKKVGGMITEPIVKRNRREGFYVLDWTTKEKRVFASRDIESKILVGRYGIDISALEEVGVNALRRATESADVIVIDEVGKMEVESPNFVQAVKDALDADKPLLLTLHKKSRNPLLQDIRRRDDVRILEVTMVNRNLLPYKIVKLMKGEVL